Proteins from a single region of Pseudarthrobacter sp. NIBRBAC000502772:
- a CDS encoding YhgE/Pip family protein encodes MTVLRLARSELKRMTGGLLPKLTILALIMVPLLYGAVYLYANWNPYGNLNQIEAALVVEDTGATSSDGTELQAGKKVADGLVEGNVFNWQAVPSAAEADAGVSSGKYAFALKIPAEFSTNLVSPGSFDSASQAMLNVTTNDANNYLLSTIVDKLTTAVHTTVAKEVGEETANQLLTGFGTIHAQMLKAADGAGQLADGVATLRDGTVTLHTGTSELSAGAGELYNGQLKLRDGANQLTDGAGQLSGGLSVLKDSTATLPTDTRTLANGAAQVAAGNAQLNTKVQDVVTQLDAADQGLRTRVIESNARLVASEVITQVQADKILADFDTVAASSPVAAAKTRIQTDATQIQQLADGSEAVSVGAAQLATATPALKDAIVQASGGADQLHTGAATLATSEQTALDGAGRLAEGAQTLDAGAGQLEAGAGTAADGSRTLTDEISKGAGQVPNPDDSQKSSLSEVIADPVAVSNVSQAKADSYGAGLAPFFLTLALWIGIFMLVQAMRPITQRALASNAPAWKIAVGGWLPFLAVSVVQASLLTLVVNLALGLNPAHPVLMWLFMLAAAMAFSAIIQGIVALLGSPGKLVVLILLVLQLVSSGGTFPWQTTPQPLHVVHEILPMGYVVTGMRHLIYGADLSGIVPTVLGLLGYTLLGAAMSTFAVRKHKYWTLKTLKPEIAV; translated from the coding sequence GTGACCGTGCTGCGGCTGGCCCGTTCCGAACTCAAGCGGATGACCGGTGGGTTGCTGCCGAAGCTGACCATCCTGGCCCTGATCATGGTGCCGCTCCTGTACGGGGCCGTGTACCTGTACGCCAACTGGAATCCCTACGGGAACCTGAACCAGATCGAGGCCGCCCTGGTGGTGGAAGACACCGGCGCCACGTCCAGCGACGGCACCGAGCTCCAGGCGGGCAAAAAGGTGGCGGACGGCCTGGTGGAGGGGAACGTCTTCAACTGGCAGGCGGTCCCCTCGGCGGCCGAGGCCGACGCAGGGGTCAGCAGCGGCAAGTACGCGTTTGCACTGAAAATCCCGGCAGAATTCTCCACGAACCTGGTCTCACCTGGCAGCTTCGATTCAGCCAGCCAGGCGATGCTGAATGTCACCACCAACGATGCCAACAACTACCTGCTGAGCACCATCGTGGACAAGCTGACCACCGCGGTGCACACAACTGTGGCCAAGGAAGTGGGCGAAGAGACGGCGAACCAGCTGCTGACCGGGTTCGGCACCATCCACGCCCAGATGCTCAAGGCCGCCGACGGCGCCGGGCAGCTGGCGGACGGCGTGGCCACCCTCCGCGACGGGACCGTCACCCTGCATACGGGCACCAGCGAGCTCAGCGCGGGAGCCGGCGAGCTCTACAACGGGCAGCTGAAACTGCGTGACGGGGCCAATCAGCTGACTGACGGCGCCGGGCAGCTCAGCGGCGGGCTCTCCGTCCTGAAGGACAGCACCGCCACGCTGCCCACCGACACCCGGACGCTGGCCAACGGCGCGGCCCAGGTGGCTGCGGGGAACGCGCAGCTGAACACCAAGGTCCAGGACGTCGTCACGCAGCTTGATGCCGCGGACCAGGGACTCCGGACGCGCGTGATCGAATCGAATGCCCGCCTGGTCGCCTCCGAAGTCATCACCCAGGTGCAGGCAGACAAAATCCTGGCCGACTTCGATACGGTGGCAGCCTCCAGCCCCGTGGCCGCGGCGAAAACCCGGATCCAGACCGACGCCACCCAGATCCAGCAGCTCGCGGACGGCTCCGAAGCCGTGAGCGTCGGCGCAGCCCAGCTGGCCACGGCCACCCCCGCGCTGAAGGACGCCATTGTTCAGGCTTCCGGTGGCGCTGACCAGCTCCACACCGGGGCGGCCACGCTGGCCACCAGCGAGCAGACTGCGCTCGACGGCGCCGGACGCCTCGCGGAAGGGGCGCAAACGCTCGACGCCGGTGCGGGGCAGCTGGAAGCCGGGGCCGGCACCGCCGCTGACGGCTCACGGACGCTGACCGACGAAATTTCCAAGGGAGCCGGGCAGGTGCCCAACCCGGACGATTCGCAGAAGAGCAGCCTCTCAGAGGTGATCGCCGATCCTGTTGCGGTCAGCAATGTCTCCCAGGCAAAGGCGGACTCCTACGGCGCGGGGCTGGCACCGTTCTTCCTGACGCTCGCGTTGTGGATCGGCATCTTCATGCTGGTCCAGGCGATGCGGCCCATCACCCAGCGGGCCCTGGCGTCGAACGCCCCGGCCTGGAAAATCGCCGTCGGCGGCTGGCTTCCGTTCCTGGCCGTTTCGGTGGTGCAGGCGAGCTTGCTGACCCTCGTGGTGAACTTGGCGTTGGGCCTCAACCCCGCGCATCCGGTGCTGATGTGGCTGTTTATGCTGGCCGCGGCCATGGCCTTCAGCGCCATCATCCAGGGCATCGTGGCGCTGCTGGGGTCACCCGGCAAGCTGGTGGTGCTGATCCTGCTGGTGCTACAGCTGGTGTCCTCGGGTGGCACGTTCCCCTGGCAGACCACCCCGCAGCCGCTCCATGTTGTCCACGAAATCCTG
- a CDS encoding ABC transporter ATP-binding protein, with protein MLSVQQLLVKGRRDDLLPPTSLRVGRGELLLVTAERQDQRTALALTISGRMKPTGGRMSWDANERIKSLRLASALVDSPNVNEPEQHLSVRDLVTEDLALIPRRYRGALLSKPWLKVNSFEDIADLWTEQLAPDRRIELLTALALANPHTDLLVVDSPDRHGAHAADWLPRLEELAYDAGRPLAVVVTVTALPAGWTGPATVIGNAVADVDEASDAPALTDEETESLLLETEDAK; from the coding sequence TTGCTCTCCGTACAGCAGCTCCTTGTGAAGGGCCGGCGCGACGATTTGCTTCCGCCCACCTCTCTGCGGGTCGGCCGGGGTGAGCTCCTCCTCGTCACCGCCGAACGCCAGGACCAGCGGACAGCCCTTGCCCTGACCATCAGCGGGCGCATGAAACCCACTGGTGGCCGGATGTCCTGGGACGCCAACGAACGCATCAAATCCCTCCGCCTCGCGAGCGCCTTGGTGGATTCCCCCAACGTAAATGAGCCCGAGCAGCACCTCAGTGTCCGGGACCTTGTCACCGAGGACCTCGCCCTGATCCCCCGCCGCTACCGGGGCGCGCTGCTGAGCAAGCCCTGGCTCAAAGTCAATAGTTTCGAGGACATCGCGGACCTGTGGACGGAGCAGCTGGCGCCGGACCGGCGCATTGAACTGCTGACGGCACTGGCCCTCGCCAACCCGCACACCGACCTCCTGGTGGTGGACTCCCCCGACAGGCACGGTGCCCACGCTGCGGACTGGCTCCCGCGGCTTGAGGAGCTGGCGTACGACGCCGGCCGGCCGCTCGCCGTCGTCGTCACCGTTACTGCCCTCCCGGCAGGGTGGACGGGACCGGCCACGGTGATCGGCAACGCCGTCGCTGACGTGGACGAAGCGTCCGATGCGCCGGCTCTCACAGACGAAGAAACCGAATCCCTCTTACTCGAAACCGAGGATGCCAAGTGA